The Glycine soja cultivar W05 chromosome 15, ASM419377v2, whole genome shotgun sequence region AGTAAACCATGAATAAAATACAAACCAAACCCAAAAATtgtaattgaaagaaaaaaaggaaagtcgcctaaattataaataatgtagGATCACCTAAACTcacctaaaaagaaaaaagaaaactcacCTAAAGCAAACATGAGTACTGTATCTAATGACTACCAAAACCATATCCAATATTAATATAACTTAGGTTATCTTAGGATTCGAGTtggtaaatatttttctaaattttaatgcacaataacaaattttaaaacaccaaatgaaataagaaaaaaatgttgattatagaataaaaatacttttgacCTCTCACAACTTTAACCAAACATGCATTTAAATATATCATAACGATCTTATCTTACTTAACGATGATTTACATACATTTTATTTACTTTGCTCATTCAAGTACAATATATAGAAATAAAACTGCTTTATTGGGAAGGTAGGGAATAAATTGCACATTCAGTTCCATGTTTGCTTGTCATCTTGCATTTTCATGCTACTAGCAGatttcaagtcttcaatcaactcTCGGGTCTGTAAAAATGTTTATATACATGAAgtgtgtaatttttaatttataatctaATGAAAATCATATGGCCTAATCATAAAGTATACCTTTTAAAGGATAATTAGTATAATTAGAATTTACTTTTCTTACATATATAAAGAATACCTTTTTCctatatatgattttataataaaaatatgtgagaacattacaaattgataaaataatttataaatctttatttttaatttattattccatCCAACAATATgatttatcataataaaaaaattaatcaacatTTCACattgtatattaatttaattcttatataaaaattacatttttctctaataataatattgcaGAACATACAAATTAGTAAaatactttataattttttatttttaattcatactTAAATCCAATAATATGATtgatcttaataaaaaaattaacataacctTCCACACTCTACactaatttaattcttaaactaaatattgtaattattagaaaaattaaggTTATctttaaatacaaattaaattagtAAATGAAACAATTGTCTGAAATGTGATTTAATGATACTAAGCATTAAATATCAATCAAATGATCCAATTTAAATTacatgaataaaatttattgttacaTTAAATTCTATTAGAAAcactatttttaaatatcataatttcaatttttaaaatatttatcattgaaaatataaaattgatcctaattcaattttttaattaatttatactaaTTGTATTTACGTCAAACTTAATTTCTGATAATAAAAACCAATTAGaaagttttttaatattaaattgaatttgaataaatgaatttaaaagagtaatattttttttctaatgctaaaaaaaatttaaattttatattctacaaattaaaaataaatattttttccgtttaacaaattaaattgaatttgtaaaatcatggttattttattatactattttagaaaaattagaaatcatggttattttttaagaaaattgtatATTGAGTTaggatttaaaatttttttacatgaacaaatgagacatatcataaataatgataaatttaagTGCATTAGTGACACAAAATTAGACTAAAATTTTgcaatcaataaaatattagaaaggCTTATAACTTATGTACCTAGAAATATttgtaaaattgaatttttttattttaattttgatttagttataatttcttattaaaattataaatatcttctatattaaacattataaaaactgtaacaaataataaataattcaaatattttattgttcacgatgcattttttgtatttttaattaaaatttaaattttaatcagaataataagtataaaacaaattattgaagattttgatccttatataaacttatataaaattattttataataactttaaatttgCAATTatctaattcaaaatttaaacatgctaaaaaatataaagttaaattttaaaatatttattcatatgaATATAGAATTGATCTTAATTCAAACTTTCTAATGaagtcaaaataaatttatcatttaaataataagaaacatataaagatgataaatgatttaaattaaaattttaaaaatatttattaattcgaTCAATTTAAATTGTTGTTACATACGTATGTAGCTGGGTATCCTCTTAGATCCATGCCTAAAAGTTGTTATACATTCCAATTATAAAGTGAATTATATGTAGGAaatgaaaaatgcaaaataattgaaaataaaataaggacatgtcttatttaaaaattgagaatggaATGATGACATAGTATGAGcatatgtttttatatattaaaaatttgacgAATAGGTATATGTTAACCTTAAATGAATcgattttggtaaaaaaataaaataaaagtctttctCTTCAAATACCATTATTAGGTATTAAACTTTAagacaacaatagaaaaacatttttcttcaaatattttgaatgaaaaataatgttttgattAGAGTTTTGTACAGGGTCtcatttggataaaaaaatagtgtaacataaaataaaattataatttttcttatgtaTATTGATATTTAAACAATTAATCGAAAAAAAGATCATTGattcaaatgatatttttatgttcattattactattgatgttaatttttttgatattttggtttcattcaatttttctaatcaattatttttctgttaACCTTTTCATTTGACGGTCACATCCATTAACATATATGGCATGTTATTTTTCATATTCTAATTAAGTAAACAACGTAGAGGAAGAGAGGAGGTCTTATTTCTTAAGTGTATTTTCCAAATTTCCAACTTCTTGGATATTCTCTGACTTGATAGGATTTCTTAATCCGATATAATAtattgcatgcaaatttgtttgATATCTTTACTTTCTTCACTTAATGAAAGATTTAATTAAACAAGTTTAGCACATTTAGTCACaatatgtttaaatttgatgatttaattattatgtCCAAATAATGGTATTAATTACTTGGTAGTTGCTAGCTCTTAAAGTTAGGTCTGATTTTggttaattaatgaaaattttagtCTGTCTAGTCAATTTCAGTGACTAAAATACCGTACATGTATATTTAAGACATAATAGCGTGTTGTTATATATACTGCAACTCAACAGAGGATAAAAACTCTGATcgaattaattaaataactcaataaaaaaaactaattgaataaaacatttatttatttttttcatttgccgaccatttttcttttggtacattttgttatttttatcacattttttccatttttttcattttcttaattttttccttCACTCTTATTAAGTTTATAGATTAGGGCTAGCCAGACTCGGTGGAGGGTTAATGTGCTAATGAAATGTGTAAAAACTAACAAGCTATTTTATGAATGGAGCTTACTAATAACAGTAGCAAATAGCATGTTAGGATTGTCGGTTTGAATAGTATTCCATGAATGAATGAGTGGCTATTACTATGAGAGGGTAGCTTTTGGGATATTTTCCATGGCTTGATTAGAAAGGGTTTTGTTTGTACGCACTGTGTCACACGTTTCTGTACGATGGcctgagatttttttatttgtggctGTCAACCATAGTCTTccctagaaaaaagaaaatttaactgAAAGTTTGGGTAAAAATTAATCCTGCATTTGCAAGTTCTGAGAATTGTGGCAGGGTGAGACTGAGCAGAATAAGGACCTTTAACACTAATTTGCACTCCCTGAAGACCAAGCTCATTCAGCCAGGCAATGAAAAAGGGCCAAAGTTTCAGCCTCTAATGGAAGAATATTTCCATCAGAACAAAACGTTTTGGCCCTGAAAAACACACCTCTATTGCATGCGGGTGTGTAAAAAGTCCTATTCTCATTATAACCCAACATAAATTGAAtagattattttttgaaataattcaagaaaaaagaaatgctttgatttataaaacaaattcaattaacaaaattatttgtacAAAACGAAATTGGTTAACTAAACTAGTTTTCATTTGAatatttcatttgaaaaaataaaatttgaaaatcagtTTAAAATTAATCTGATCCttataattagtttaaaattaattaaaaatcagtttagaatcaatttttttataactaattcGATTCtgaactaatttttaaattaatttaattatttaaatataaaattaaactaaaataatttaaaattaattcaatttgagttttttttatcaaactagTTATTGCATACGGGTGAAGTCTCATCCCTTATGCAGATTTCCACTCCAAACTCACCTTTGGGACCAAAAACAGCACTCTGTTAGGCGCTTTTCCCATTCGGCAGGTTGCAACTGCTTATTAGAAGATAATTAAGAATAATTAGTAGAATAAGAACATGAAGAACGAGGGTTTTCCACTCTCTAAAGCCATTTTTAGCTCTCTGCACAACGGCAAAAGGGGTCTGAACCTTGCCTTCCCAAATCATAACAACctcaattattttcttttcatattctaATTAAGTtcaattaaatctttttttcaCATTTACTTACCATAAATATATTTCTGATATTGCTCCACCTacttcctttatatatatatatatatatatatatatatatatatatatatatatatatggagatAAAGATACATCAGATAATCATATCATATATCATGTTAATGTTTTctaatttgtataaataatattatttttgaaatatttattttatagtataatttcaagaaatatttttacacttttattcaaataatttaataaactatttattttgtttcaatacctttaacaatttcaaattatatcacatacaaacattaatttacaaataatttatacaatgaatatatgttattttaaatatgtttttatgtgTAATTCCAACAAACATTTTGCATTGAATTACTTTCATagtttaatgtaatatttttaaaaatatttagaaatataTCTCAAAACtatatcatttaaattatttatagacttaaatatgtttttatttctaataaatacctgatatgcatgtttgtttcctagtaaaacaataattttattttttggcctttcatattttatttgtccttgttgaattaataaattttgtgtttattgtttgagaaataaaaaatatttattttcgactattaacaaatgaaattttttattaaggataaaaataaaaaaattaactaattgatAATAGACTAAAAGAAAGTATGAaggacaaaaatcaaattattttattaagaatctaatgtaaagaaaaatttatctaaaaacaaacacaaattttttatatttattaagaatcaaaatatattcTGAGTCTTATTTATAAACCCACACAATGGACCAATagctaatttttaataattctgacaaaaaaatgaaaaaatggcaGCAACTGATATTCACATAAAGCTAGCACATCAACATGAAAATTTTGCCGGTCCCTTTTGTTATACACATTCCAAGCTCTAAGCAGAAGAACTGGGTATTTTGTACTGTTTCGCATAATATTCTTAATAGAGTTTTGGAATCAGTTTCTAGTTTGCTTTTGCCACCTTGCATTTCCATGTCATTAGCAAATTTTAAGTCTTCAATCAACTTTCGGGTCTGCAAAATAATACCGATTATTTTACATGCTTTCTGAGACATGATTATTGCAATAAGATATTTTCtatcattaataaattataggTGGTCCCACCAAGCTCGGATAAAGAAGAAAGATTGTATTAAGTCATcagcagtaaaaaaaattaaaatattaagaaaaaaatgattttttttattacaaaacaaatataaatctcAGATATACATGAAGAAACACCAACATAGTCTAATTCAAGATATCTAACATCTTACACATATTTAATATAACGAAGATTTTAGTGTGTTTAGTCAAtgcataacaataataatttaaaatgtatgtGTAAAAAGAACAACTTAAATAGCTCAGCAGAGCATAACAAACTctgatcaaattaattaaataactcAAATGTACACCATTAAGTTTATATATTGAGGTTGGCCAGATTCAGTGCAGGGTTAATGAAGTGATGAAATAAGTTATAAGCTATTTTTATGAACGATCTTTGCTAGCAAATACAGTAGCACATGTTAGGAATATCAGTGTGAGCTTTATTCCGACAAATTTACGTAAGGGGGTTCATTTTACAAAGTATTTACGGGATGGGGTCTGTTTCAAAACAAATAACGGAGGGGGTTTGTTTTGTGGAGGAAACCGCCATTGCCACTGGCGGCATGGCTCAACCCGCCATTGCCAGTGGCGGCAAAGGAGGAGAGAAGGGTGTATTGCCAGTAGCAGTGGCGATATGGCCACGTAGGTGGAGAGAGGAGGGAGCCGCCAGTCCATCTGGCGATATAGCCCACGTGGGACTCGCCCACACGGCTGGCGAGACATGCTTCACGGGCTCGCCCACACGGCTGGCGAGACAGCCTGCTTCACGGGCCTGCCAGCTTCGGTCTCGTCCACAGGACTGGGTACCTTCCAGCTTTTCAGTTCTGCTCCATTGTTTAGGGATGCAGCAACATTGTTTAGGGATGCAGAGTAGGATTTGACCATTGTATACGCTTTTCTTCTATAAAATAACATGAACGTAAAACTTTGGATTCACTTCTaccttatctttgctttccttaCCTTTGCTTTTCTCCGTTCTTAAATTTCTTAGAGTGTTCTTGGTGCTGTTGGTGCTTTGCCTTTGCtgagtttttttcttccataGTTCATAATTCCTAATTGTCTggtaagtgatttttttaaataacatttatatatttatattttatgatttatatattctgtttgttaatatttttaaaataataggttAGCTAGATAGGTATTGTAAGTTTAGGTTAATTAAGATTAATAGGTATTATAAGGTTaggttagttattattattaataaattaataagtatgctgttattaatttttatgtagtaACGGATAGTTGAAGAGTAGGTTAGGttagttagtaaaaaaatattatttagtttgtagtatatatttttagatttgtagtatatatttgaaggttagtttgtataaaaataagtatGCTGTTATTAGTTTGTAGTATGCTGTTATTAGTTTGTAGTATATATTTGACCATGTAAAACATGATTGAcaaatgacaatttgaattgcaTTGTCTAATTTCATTAATGATCTATTACCAAATGATATGGTTGGCTGGTTTTTATGATGGAAATATtagtaaagttagaaaatatttCTTTGATATTTTAGTGGTGAATGCATGGAGTTTGTATTtatcactaatatttttttaaaatttctttatttattttaaacacaaCTATTACGagtttatttgtttaaatttattcattaaaagtgcttattttaataaaataaatggatCAGACAAGCACACATTGTAAAAACCATAATTTCAGATCGAGTCTAGgtttgtataaaaataagtatgttGTTATTAGTTTGTAGTATATATTTGAAGGTTAGTTTGtagtatatatatgatattttagtaAGTCACAGTCAAACGTTCCGACACACTTAATATTAGTCTTAGAAATATTAGGCACACACGTAATATTAGATAAGGTAGAAATATtaggtataaattaatattagcgtacatatttgtaaattttaggtagacatatatttttagtttttataatattaagcaTGTTAcacgtaaataaataattatgtatagaatatattaaaaattggccagtttgatttttttcaaatttattgtttttataaatgtgtGTAGTTTAATTATGTATAGAATATATTAAGcatgttatatatttaataatgtttttataaatgtgtgtagtttaatttaatttatattatctacaaataatgtattgtatttttttttgtagtagcaatggcatcttcatcatcatcttcatcacatGTTAACATTAAGTCTGGCCCCATCGATGCTGATGTATTATGGATGCAACCTaaacatgtttcagaacatgtttggaatggggaagaagataggaaattacatatcagacgagctgtccccacgtatcaaggggaagaacaaattcctgagcaaatttttccttttcttctacaATCTGGTTTCGCTTGGATTATCAAGATGgggtacttaaaaataaatgcctcATTAATTAGTGCTCTgatagaaagatggaggccggaaacacatacctttcacatgagatgcggagaATGTACTATTACTCTCCAAGACGTCTCTGTATTGTTAGGTATAAGTGTGGATGGTTTACCATTAATCggtccaacaaatcttgattgggctgatttatgtgaggaattattgggagtcagaccacaagaAGATGAAATTAGAGGTAGTGTGGTgaaattaagttggctggctcaccattttgcCCAAATAAATAATGACGACGACGAAGAACAAGTACGAAGGTTTGCCCGTGCATGGATATTGAGATTCATTGGAGGTGTCTTGTTCGTTGATAAAAGCAGTAACAAAGTTTCGCTAAGataccttcaatttttacgtgactttgaagaatgtggcagatatgcatggggagctgccGTACTTGGTTTTCtatacagagagatgtgcaatgccaccgattataaaactaaatcaatcggaggtatgtgcatcttactacaaatgtgggcatgggaacgatgtccaaccttggctccaaagaggactccttcCCAAGTAGAAAATACACCACTGGGGCATAGGTTAGTAATTTTTAGCAGCGTCTTTCATTTCAATAGAATAAATGGTTTTagcatatattaaattttaatctttgtaggtggctgcgacgtggaaaccaacatatcGGCAATGATGATGTGAGAGTTTTTCGTCGCAAGTTAGATATTATGAAACGTCATGAGGTAAGAAGATGTTAttctatttgtaaaataaaaaattatatgtgttattttactaaaatgttcataactatgttgttatatgcagtttgtgtgGGAGCCGTACCCATCAACCGTAATATCACTGTTGCCTCCCGTTTGTTTAGTCGGAAGTCTCGCGTGGTAcgcggtggtgccactaatttgtttccaagttattgagtggcaccaaccggaCAGAGTATTGAGACAATTTGGGATGCAACAGCCAATTCCAGAGTCTCCTTCACAACCCTTAAACATTCATGGCATAACATTGAAAGGGAAACATGACGAAAATTGGGGGCAATTGTTCGCCCCAATGATTGATCAGTGGAATAATCGCCATGCATTTAGGGTCGACGCTTATCCCCGACAAGAaggcctattgagttttaactcggactacatggtctggtataggcgaaagacaaagatgtttgttgacccaGCAAATGCAAAGAcggctacattggtatttttaaatttttttcaaattttaacttgaacttttatttaatgatggccATTAATTTTCTTACCCTTATAAATGCAGGGTGAAGTTGCGGAGGCATTACAATACATGgtgtctcctcaagggaggaatACATGCACatttgatgatctcgtgccttatgtggaaaaaattacaattttatccgaagagcaagagagagtcactgagccagtgtcacatggtcccgcatcagagcgtcaatttcctgcacaacagtttcacatgcttcagtcaAGTATTGAAACTCAGGGGATAGACAGAAGAAGGGACATTGTTGAAGCGGaagaatattcccaacaaatggcggagcgtggccatggaatgtattacacgccacaaACATTTGCTGAGTATCCGACCCAGATGTATCAATATCCTTTTCAGGGTCATCACACTCATACTTCTGCAAGCCAGCAATCGTtcggtggtgttgcggaaacacaagctcatttttcatggcccacaatgaccccttcacagcaatatcatggcccaattccaacacctaatgccccgTTAGGAACACAATAGAATGTACCGGGACAAATACCTAATACGGGTGACTTATTCGGTGTTGATTTGCGGCACGCATTTTCTGCGGAGGCTGACGAAGAAGAAGCGGGGAGGCATCGgggcagaagaaatcctgatcgccaagcacgaagatgggatcgaccatgtggcacatcctcacgaCATCACGGACACCAAAATGAATGATTTGCATGTCTTCGTTTATTAAGCCTTTGTTGTATATTTGTAATTTGACATTCATGGCGTAATGTATGATATTCAGTTTATTAAGGCTTACTTATGGATAATATTTATGTCGCgtatcaaactataataatcaatgaaccataaaccaaataaaactcaaaaactaacccctaaaataaaaaacctagccctaaccctaacaaataagaactaaccctaacccctaaaataaaaataaaaccctaacccctaacatgttcagaactaaaccctaaccctaaaataaaaaacctaaccctaaccctaaaaaataagaactaaccctaacccctaaaataaaaaagtaacccTAGCCCCTAACatgttcagaactaaaccctaaccctaaaataaaaaacctaaccctaaccctaacaaataagaactaaccctaacccctaaaataaaaaactaaccctAGCCCCTAACatgttcagaactaaaccctaaccctaaaataaaaaacatagccCTATCCCTAacaaataagaactaaccctaagtttgttgtttgttcttgtaaaaaatttcatttgttttgtttttctataaaattataacattgCTCCTTTTTTTATCTGAAGTTAGATTTGTTGGACTCCAAacctgaaaatatatttaaagggaaaaaatatattttaatttatttaaaaatccttatattgatataatataatttatttcagataaatttgaaataaaagttttaatattcataaaaatttaaaacatccgttaatatatttttttaaaaaaacaatttataattcttaataaataccttaattttatgttttctataatttatttatttttatttttttctacaataaaacaaaaattttattgtggtcctatacactttttttttagttcattataaactaacaaattttatttttactttctagtaaaagaaattcatttgttattattttttttaaaaaaaattaataataaatgaaaaaattatcaaaaaataaacacaaaatttaataatttattatgagttaaaaaatgtcaaagaaaaaaatatattatttgattaaagacacaacaaaaaaaattattataaaacaaataaaaaattaaatattcattgagatcgaaaatatattttagtaatttttctttaatgccAATACATTGTAATGGCGGAAGTATAATAGTATGAACGTTTCGAATTCTCTTCCTCGTACTTCGCGAATCCAGTTTTACCTCCTGTTTTCACATTTCAGTACTCCACTTTATCCTTCTCCTTTTCTCCAGACACTTCCTTTTGCATTTTCATGCACAGATTCCTCATTCAACCCTCTATCCTTCCCTACCCCCTACCCCctcaaaaataagaactaacccctaaaataaaaaaaataaccatacaccctaaaataaaatgacttaaccctaacccctaaaataagaactaagcctaaccctaaaaaataagaactaaacccttaccgtttaaaaaaataaagtttatttcaacttctaaatgtaattttatttcattagaagtacacattaaaaaaacgaaattttatttcaacttcgaaatgtaattttatttcattagaagtacacattaaaaaaaacaaattttatttcaacttctaaatgtaattttatttcattagaagtacacattaaaaaaattaaccctaaaccctaaaataagaaaacttaaccctaaccctaaaatgttcagaaatacaccctaaccctaaataaaaaaaataagcctAACCCCTCCAAAATAAGCACTCAACCCTAAcccctcaaataaaaaaattaaccatacaccataaaataagaagaacttagccctaacccctaaaaattaAGAACTAAACTCTAACACCTAACAAATTAGAACTAAACCCtgacccttcaaataaaaaacttaaccctaacccctaaatcataaaaaaacttagccctaacccctcaaaaataagaactacaccctaacccttcaaataaaaaaattaaccctaaccactaaaataaaaaaattccccCTAAACCCAAAAATAAACAACCTTAGCCCTAACCCCAACAAAATAAGCACTCAACCCTAACCCCTCATAATTAGgaactaaaccctaatcccTCAAAATTAAGAACTACACCATAACACTTcaactcaaataaaaataaagactaaaccctaaaaaaaataagaactaaaccctaacccctaaaacaataCGGACTAACCCTAaccattcaaataaaaaaattaacccctaacccctaacaactacgaactaaccctaacctctaaaaattttgaagttacccctaacaaataaaaaataaggccTAACCCTACCCcatacaattataaaattaaccctaaccctaaaataaaaaacttagccctaaccataaaataaaaagaacttagccctcacccttcaaataaaaaactaagaCAAAATACTTAGACACTAACGTTTCTAACTAACGATCAACACCAATGTGACTCAACCTCGATTGATCcactccatttatttcaacttctaaatgtaattttatttcattagaagcacACATTCAACAAAAAGTAACTGACGATTTCATTGAAGATCAACAAGTAAATACATTGAACAAAACCTAAAGCAATACAAGTCAGGCatgtaacatacataaatcaattaaatgaattactcccacggtcagattgcattggacatcgacgcctattgtgcccttcagctccacatctactacatttttgtcggtggtcagatggttcgacccaatccatctcattccttatccttgttgattttggccgacctttcgcacgaattgtagttgggtcagggattagtgtccatgcctcatcagaaggaggaattgccgcttcattcccaagagacCACCACTGTGCGGAgtatgcttttaagatgtgctcattggtgtaaacaacatctatatattggtagtagttcatgctcacgtaaccacaagctgcaataatgtgtgaacatggatagtgaagcgcagaataccttccgcattgacagtaatggccattcaagttaactgcccatttttgtccgccacgttgcgttataggattgaaggtctcctctacttcaaaccttgtcgagtgaatatcatacacgcgaacgatgtgcgaacaagcttgttcttgatttttcctaagttctgtaacaagcttagaacaataaacttggccttctcttaattgtctttgggcttggcgaccacgatcaacaaagtactttcggcacctactatatgttgacTTGACCAACGCTGTTATTGGAATGCTGCGACAATCTTTCAACACCTTATTCACACATTCTGATAagttggttgtcatgtgaccatatcgt contains the following coding sequences:
- the LOC114386187 gene encoding serine/threonine-protein phosphatase 7 long form homolog; the encoded protein is MQPKHVSEHVWNGEEDRKLHIRRAVPTYQGEEQIPEQIFPFLLQSGFAWIIKMGYLKINASLISALIERWRPETHTFHMRCGECTITLQDVSVLLGISVDGLPLIGPTNLDWADLCEELLGVRPQEDEIRGSVVKLSWLAHHFAQINNDDDEEQVRRFARAWILRFIGGVLFVDKSSNKVSLRYLQFLRDFEECGRYAWGAAVLGFLYREMCNATDYKTKSIGGMCILLQMWAWERCPTLAPKRTPSQVENTPLGHRWLRRGNQHIGNDDVRVFRRKLDIMKRHEFVWEPYPSTVISLLPPVCLVGSLAWYAVVPLICFQVIEWHQPDRVLRQFGMQQPIPESPSQPLNIHGITLKGKHDENWGQLFAPMIDQWNNRHAFRVDAYPRQEGLLSFNSDYMVWYRRKTKMFVDPANAKTATLGEVAEALQYMVSPQGRNTCTFDDLVPYVEKITILSEEQERVTEPVSHGPASERQFPAQQFHMLQSSIETQGIDRRRDIVEAEEYSQQMAERGHGMYYTPQTFAEYPTQMYQYPFQGHHTHTSASQQSFVPPKRKGKAEMGWECLASPVDETQATWAISPVRLAASAGCVAVPIGDTLLSPSAGCVAVPIGDTLLSPSYVAISRHCYWQYTLLSSFAATGNGGLSHAASGNGGFLHKTNPLRYLF